The DNA window GATGACCATCAGCGACGTCGGCAGCCGCGCCAACGCACTGGTGGAACTGTCGGATCCCGAGGGCAACCGGATTGCCGAGACCGCGCAGGGCAATGGCCCGGTCGACGCCTTGTTTGGCGCGCTGTCGGCGGCCACCGGCGTGCAGCTGCAGCTGGAAAGCTACCAGGTGCACAGCGTCGGCATCGGCGCCGATGCGCGTGGCGAAGCCAGCCTGTCGGTGCGCAGCGAGGGTGTCGAATACCAGGGCACCGGCACCAGCAAGGACATCATCGAAGCCAGCGCGCTGGCCTGGCTGGACGTGGCCAACCGCCTGCTGCGCCAGCGCCGCGTCGAGACCACTGAAGCCGCCGTCGCATGACCACCAGGAATCCCAGCATGACCTCCGCGCCACGCACCTTGTTCGACAAACTGTGGGACGCCCACGTCGTCACGCCTGAAACCAGCACCGCACCCGCGGTGCTGTATATCGATCTGCACCTGATCCACGAAGTCACCTCGCCGCAAGCCTTCACCGAACTGGCGTCGCGCGGCCTGAAGCCACGCCGCCCGGATCGCACCAAGGCGACGATGGATCATTCCACCCCGACCCTGCCGGCCGGCGCCGACGGCAAGCTGCCCTACTACACCGCGGCCGCCGAAACCCAGGTCAACACGCTGGCGCGCAACTGCGCCGCGCATGGCATCGAACTGTTCGACATGAACTCCGATCACCGCGGCATCGTCCACGTGATTGCACCGGAGCTGGGCTTCACCCAACCGGGCATGACGATCGTCTGCGGCGACAGCCACACCTCCACCCACGGCGCATTCGGTGCGCTGGCGTTCGGCATCGGCACCAGCGAAGTCGGCCACGTATTGGCCACCCAGTGCCTGCTGCAGCGCAAGCCCAAATCGATGGCGATCAGCGTGGAAGGCGAACTGGCGCCGGGCGTGGGCGCCAAGGACGTAATCCTGCACATCATCGGCGTGATTGGCGTCAACGGCGGCACCGGCCATGTGATCGAATACCGCGGCTCGACCATCCGCGCGATGGACATGGAGCAGCGGATGACCCTGTGCAACATGTCGATTGAAGCCGGCGCACGTGCCGGCATGGTGGCGCCGGACCAGACCACCTTCGACTGGCTGGCCAAGGCCCCGCGTGCGCCCAAGGGTGCGGCGTTCGAGGCGGCCGTGCAGGCCTGGAACCAGTTGCACAGCGAAGACGGCGCGAGTTTCGACAGCGAGGTGCGCATCGATGCCGCCGACATCCGCCCGACCCTGACCTGGGGCACGCATCCTGGCACGGCCATCGCGGTGGACCTGCCCATTCCCGCCGCCAATGACGCGGCTGCGCGCAAGGCGCTGGATTACATGCACCTGGATGCCGGCCACGCGCTGGCGGGTACGCCGGTGGACGTGGTGTTTGTCGGCTCGTGCACCAATGGTCGACTGAGCGACATGCGTGAAGTGGCGTCAGTGTTGCGCGATCGCCACGTCGCCGCACGCGTACGCATGCTGGTCGTGCCCGGATCCGAACAGGTCAAGCGCGAAGCCGAGACCGAAGGCATCGATGCCATCGTGCGTGCCGCCGGCGCCGAATGGCGCGAGCCGGGCTGCTCGATGTGCATCGCCATGAACGGCGATCTGGTCGCACCCGGCCAGCTGGCGGTAAGCACCAGCAACCGCAATTTCGAAGGCCGCCAGGGACCGGGTTCGCGCACCTTGCTGGCCTCGCCGCTGAGCGCGGCCTGGGCGGCGGTGAATGGAAAAGTCAGTGACCCGCGCGATTTGTTTGCCGCGCACAAGGAGGTGGCGTGATGAGTGGCTTCCAGCAATTGCGCTCGCGCAGCGTGGTCCTGCGCCAGACCAACATCGATACCGACCAGATCATTCCGGCGCGCTTCCTGTCCACCACCGAGCGTTCGGGGCTGGGCAGGCACGCGTTCAATGACTGGCGCTGGCAGGCCGATGGCGCGCCGAATCCGGAGTTCCCGTTCAACCAGCCCGCCAATGCGGATCGCCAGATCCTGCTGGCTGGGCGCAACTTCGGCTGCGGCTCCTCGCGTGAGCATGCACCGTGGGCGCTGGTGGATCTGGGCTTGCGCGCCATCGTCAGCAGCGAGATTGCCGACATCTTCCGCAACAACAGCTTGAAGAACGGCCTGGTGCCGGTTGTGCTGGCCGAAGAGGACGTGCAGAAGCTGATGGAACGTCCCGACGATGAGCTGCTGATCGACGTGGCCGCCTGCGAACTGCGCACGCCCGATGGCCGCACGTATCCCTTCCCGCTGGACGCCTTCGCCCAGACCTGCCTGCTGGAAGGCGTCGACGAACTGGGCTACCTGCTGGCCCGCCAGGCCGATATCGAACATTACGAGGACACCCGCTATGCACAGTGAAATCGCCGTCCTGCCAGGCGACGGCATTGGTCCGGAAGTCACCGCCGCCGCCATCAAGGTGCTGCGCAAAGTGGCAGACCGCCACGGCCATGATCTGGTCTTCAACGAATACGACATCGGCGGTATCGCCATCGATCGTCATGGCGAGCCGCTGCCGGCCGCCACCCTGGCCGGTTGCCAGCGCGCCGATGCGGTTCTGCTGGGCGCAGTCGGTGGACCCAAGTGGTCCGATCCGAATGCCAAGGTGCGCCCGGAACAGGGCCTGCTGGCCCTGCGCAAAGGCCTGGGTCTGTTCGCCAACCTGCGCCCGGTGCGTCCGCACCCGGCCGCCTTGAATGCCTCGCCGATCAAGCCGCACCTGCTGACCGGCGTGGACATCCTGGTGGTGCGCGAGCTGACCGGCGGCATCTACTTCGGTGACAAGACCCGCGATGCCGACAGCGCCAGTGATCTATGCCGCTACACGGTGGAGGAAATCGAGCGCGTGGTGCGCAGCAGTTTCCGCCTGGCCCGGCAGCGCCGCGGCTTCGTCGCCTCGGTCGACAAGGCCAACGTG is part of the Pseudoxanthomonas indica genome and encodes:
- the leuD gene encoding 3-isopropylmalate dehydratase small subunit, which encodes MSGFQQLRSRSVVLRQTNIDTDQIIPARFLSTTERSGLGRHAFNDWRWQADGAPNPEFPFNQPANADRQILLAGRNFGCGSSREHAPWALVDLGLRAIVSSEIADIFRNNSLKNGLVPVVLAEEDVQKLMERPDDELLIDVAACELRTPDGRTYPFPLDAFAQTCLLEGVDELGYLLARQADIEHYEDTRYAQ
- the leuC gene encoding 3-isopropylmalate dehydratase large subunit, with the translated sequence MTSAPRTLFDKLWDAHVVTPETSTAPAVLYIDLHLIHEVTSPQAFTELASRGLKPRRPDRTKATMDHSTPTLPAGADGKLPYYTAAAETQVNTLARNCAAHGIELFDMNSDHRGIVHVIAPELGFTQPGMTIVCGDSHTSTHGAFGALAFGIGTSEVGHVLATQCLLQRKPKSMAISVEGELAPGVGAKDVILHIIGVIGVNGGTGHVIEYRGSTIRAMDMEQRMTLCNMSIEAGARAGMVAPDQTTFDWLAKAPRAPKGAAFEAAVQAWNQLHSEDGASFDSEVRIDAADIRPTLTWGTHPGTAIAVDLPIPAANDAAARKALDYMHLDAGHALAGTPVDVVFVGSCTNGRLSDMREVASVLRDRHVAARVRMLVVPGSEQVKREAETEGIDAIVRAAGAEWREPGCSMCIAMNGDLVAPGQLAVSTSNRNFEGRQGPGSRTLLASPLSAAWAAVNGKVSDPRDLFAAHKEVA
- the leuB gene encoding 3-isopropylmalate dehydrogenase, coding for MHSEIAVLPGDGIGPEVTAAAIKVLRKVADRHGHDLVFNEYDIGGIAIDRHGEPLPAATLAGCQRADAVLLGAVGGPKWSDPNAKVRPEQGLLALRKGLGLFANLRPVRPHPAALNASPIKPHLLTGVDILVVRELTGGIYFGDKTRDADSASDLCRYTVEEIERVVRSSFRLARQRRGFVASVDKANVLETSRLWRDVTSRIAREEFPDVRLEHVLVDSMAMHLLSKPREFDVIVTENMFGDILTDEASMLAGSLGLLPSASLGDGKRGLYEPIHGSAPDIAGKGIANPYATILSCAMLLRHSLGWEDEAACIERAVDAALNAQAFTNDLAPGGRGISTTAAAEAVIAQLEEHCYVADLRD